Within the Candidatus Krumholzibacteriia bacterium genome, the region CGACTCGAGGAGTCGCATCGGCGGCATCCACCGCGCCACGCAAGGGCTCTTCCAGATTTTGCCGCGGGACGAATCCCAGGCGGTCTCGGAACAGAGCCAGGTGGAGAAGAAGGTGCGCGTCGTGACCACGATGGAGTACTTGCTGACCGAGTGACGCTCTCACTCCGCAGCGCGGGATTCCATCGCCTGTCGCAGGGCGGCGCGTGGGTCCGCCACACCTTCCTTGAA harbors:
- a CDS encoding SIMPL domain-containing protein, giving the protein GELVRRGVVLNDLGGPVFVFTKLNEIKPDMIAAATRNARESAEQFAADSRSRIGGIHRATQGLFQILPRDESQAVSEQSQVEKKVRVVTTMEYLLTE